In Bdellovibrio svalbardensis, the sequence CTGAGCAAGACCAACAACAGCGCCGTTCCCTGCATAAGTCGTGAACGCAAAAACCCAAAACTGAACAGCATCACACTCAGAACGCCAAATGTCGCAGGCACGGCACGAAGAGTGGCGATGCTGCGCCCCCAAAGAAACTCAAAAAACTGCAAAATATAAAAATACAAAGGGCCGTGATAGTTGTTCGGATCGTATTTGTAAAAACCCACCTTGCCCATCTGCAAAACAAACCAACCATTGATACTTTCATCAAAGTGAATAGGTTTATTCGTGAGTTCAAAAAATCGAGTGGTGATAGCTGTCAGAAGAATGACAAGCCATAAAACGTATCGCGAGTATTTCGTGACCTGAGATGATTTCGCTGCTAATTTCATTAGCTACTTATGGTAAAGGTGGAATCCTCTGTGTCAACTCCTCACTGCTCTATGATCATGTATCTCAATAAGGATGCGGCCTTAATTCCGGCCTTCCTGCGTGATTTGCGCAGCTTCTTTGCCAAGTTTCCCGTCCACTATGAAGTGATTGCGGTGGTCGAAAAAAATGCCACTCAAAGTTTGCAGTTGCTGCAAACCGAACAAAGTCTTTCTCCTGAAAAAGAGCGCATCCACATTCACCAAAACAAGAAACACCTCGGTCGGGCCCAAAGTCTGATGCTGGGGTTTGAAATAGCACGCTCTGAATATTTGCTCGTGGTGAACCCAGAAATGGCCTCACCCTTGGGTGACGTTTTCAAGCTTTGGCAACATCTGGTCGGTGAAGACCAGATCGACATTTGCTGGGGGGACCGTTACCGTCGGAAGGACAGCCCTTTTACATCCTCCTCCAGCCCGCGCATTCGCACGGAGCACTTCTTCAATGATCTATTGCGCGGTAAAAGTCCTGAAGACATTCAAGATCCGCTTTGTGAAGTGATCGCTCTCAAAAAACAATCCTGGAACAGACTTCGCCCGGAACTTAAGAAAAATAAAATCAGTGGGTGGTATTTGGCCGCGGCAATCCAAAAATGCCATGCCATTCATTCATTCAAAATCATTGAACTTCCCGTCTATGATTCTGGCGTCACTTCAAAATCTTACTCTGTATGGAGTGAGCGTTGGCGCCTGATTCGACGCCTAAAGTAGCAGTCATCGCCTGCAAAGCTTCATTCAAGTAGTAATCCAGCCAACGATTTGTTCCAAGGGGTGTTGGCATTTTGGAGAGATATCCCAAATGACCTCCCCGGGGCTCAATATGCAATTGGATATTCTTCGGGAAGACTGACTTTTGATATTCTCGCACCGCCACAAAAGGATCATCGGCTGCAGTTAAAACATAAGTTGGAGTTTCAATCTTAGATAGATAGTTTTTCGCCGAACATCGTTCATAGTAGTCTTCACGGTCTCTAAAGTTTGCTGCATCCGCCGTATAGATTTGATCGAAGTCATGAATGGTCGCCCACCATGGAATCTCGTAGCGCTTTGCAATCAACCCGGTACGATGTTTCTCTTTAATATTTTCGCGAAGGCGATGGACAAATCGAGCGTCATAAACTCGATTGAAGCCTGTTTTTAAAAGCTGCGAGCCTGCCGCAAGATTGATCGGAGCATTGACGGTGATCGCACCATCGGGCTTTTCTTCACCGCGAAAGCCCCCCAGCAAACAAAGAACGATATTTCCGCTCATTGAATAACCAATAGTGATTTGCTTTTGTCCCGGGAATTTCGAACGTAAAACTTTTAAAACTTCAGAGACATCTTCCGCTCTGCCGGAATGATAAGGATGTCTGGCGTGATGTGCTCCGTGACCGGCGCCACGGTGATTAACCAAAACCACCGTGTGCCCCAGACGTCGACAAAGAATCGCCGTCCTTTGCATATAGTCCGCATAAACGTCCCCAGAGAGACCGTGATACAGACTGACCACAACCCCCGTGTGACCCTGATGATAAAAACAAAAAAGTCGATCCCCGTCAGGAAGATCGACTTCAAAATTTTGTCCGAGATTTTCGAGCTCAGGTGATTTCAGAAAGTGCGCCCACAAAGTTTGTCCGTGACCGCTAGCGGCCCAGAATGGAGCTTCACATGAAATCAGCTTTAGTCTTTGCAATAGTATGTTCCGTTAACCATCACATAACCATCTGGGCGATTGCCGCGAGGATCGTGATGAAGCCAGTGAAGCATTGCTCCTACTTCAGTCCATAAAAACATTCCGCCCATTGCTACTACGTCGCCAACTTTAATTGGAACGCGTGGGCACATGTCAGAATTATACACGGCTTGCATAAGCTTGCCATTAGAAAGACGTACAACCCACTTTTGATGCTTTAAACCACTGTTGTCATCTGGCAAAAGTTGAATCACAACCATTCCTGAACCTTCTACGAAGTTCACTCTTTTTTTACCTTCAACCGCTCTTACAATCATTGCATCCCCTGCAGTTGGATTGAAAAACGAAACTGTTTCTTCTTGGCTAGAATTATTGCCATGTTTATTTTTTGCTTCGGCAGTTGAGATCACCAAAGTTGCGGTCAGAGACAATAGAACAAGTTTGCTAAAAGCCTTCATGGAATTTCCCCCCATCCATTTATGTGCTTAAATTGCTTCTATCAAATGTGCGGACAAAGACAAATATTAATACTGTTATGAATAACGAAATTCATAGAATGAATAGAAACAACCCCTACCTGACAGAATCTGAAATTCTTATTTATATACGACATTCTCGATAGTTACATAGTCTTCACCAGAGGGCTTGACGAGTTTGACCTCATCCCCCAATTTCTTGCCCAATAACGCACGCGCTACTGGTGATTTCCATGAAATTTTCCCCTGTTTGGGATCGAATTCGTCCTCACCCACAATTTGGTAGGTTATTTCATCGCCATCTTCATTGAGCAAAGTCACAGTGGCGCTGAAAAGTACGGTGGGCCCCTTCATCACTTTTGGATCTACAACTTCGGCATCTTCAATTCGCTTCGTTAAAAAGCGCACACGTTTATCAATCTCACGCAAGCGACGCTTGCCATATTGATAGTCCGCATTTTCAGAACGATCTCCATTGCTCGCAGCCCATGCAACAACTTCGACAAGCTTAGGACGCTCGACATGCATGAGCTCTTGATACTCGGCGCGGAGTTTTGCTAGACCTTCGGGGGTGATGTAATTTTTGCTGTGATCCATAGTCCTCAACTCTAGACCAAAATACCCAGGGATGCCACCCGGAAAAATCCCCTACCTGGGGGATCCTAGCCCTTAGCTCCGTAAAACATTCCGACATATATTCCGAAAAAAGAGCTGGAGGAACTGATGAAAAAACAGTGGAAGAGATTAGTTATTGCAGCTGTATGCTCGTCATCAGTTTTTGCCGGCACCTATTATTGGTACAAATCCACAGATCTCTCTTCTTCCTCCCATGGCAATGAAAAACCTTTGGCCTACGTAGGCAAAGTCGTCGACGACATTCAACGCCGTCCCGCTTCTCGATTGTTGTGGCAGCTCGTGAATCAAGGCGAACCTCTTTATAATGGTGAAGCCGTGCGTACTTCCGAGCGTGGTGAGGTGCGAATTCAATTCACCGATTCAGATCGCTATTTGGATCTGGAACCAGAATCACTCATCGTGATCAAAAAAACTGAAGGCGAAATCGCCCTTGATTTGATGGAAGGTAGTCTTTTCGTCAATGCCAAAGCTGGAGCCGCAGATGCTGCTGGCGCGCCAGGGCTGGTGCTCTCTTCTGCAAATGGAAAAGTCGATCTCTCGAATGCTTCCGCCGCTCTTTCCAAAGGGCGCGGCAGTGCTGTCGATGTCCAGGTCTTAGAGGGTAAAGCGTCTTTGAAGGGAAAAGATGGACAAAGCAAAGAACTCACGACGGGTTCTTTCGGTGCTTTGGGATCCAGCGGATTTGAGTTCGATAGAAATAACCTCAAAGTTTTAACTCCGGTCCAAAGCAAACCGATTGCCATGGATGCGGAAGACATCAAAGAGATCCCTTTCCAATGGAGTGGCTTCCCACCAAACACCGAAGTGGCTTTGTGGGTGGGCCCAACCCGTAAATCAGTGAAGTTCTTAACCAAGGCTCCTTTGGGAAAATCAGATCTTTCAACCAAACTTCCATTTGGTAAACATTATTGGAAGCTGGTCGCTTCAACACCACAAGGTCAGGTCGTTGGAGAAAGTCCTATTTACAGAACAGAGGTTATTGCTCGCTATGCTCCCACAGTGGTCTTCCCGACTTCTGATGCTGAGATCCCAGCGAACACGACTCCATTTGATATGAGTTTCAAATGGCAAAAAGGCGAGGACACTCGCTCTGTGACTTTGGAAATTTGGTCCGATGCTGAATTGAAACAAAAAATCGCCTCTAAAACATTTAGTACTGAAGAAAGTTACACGCTGCCAGCGTTGAAGAGCGGCACCTACTTCTGGCGTATGAATTCTTACTATATTGATTCAGACAAGCCCGTTCTGGGCAAGCTTCAGAAGTTTTCTGTCAAACCTGTTGCGCAGGTTCGCGTAGAAGCCGTGAAACCTCCGGTCGTTCCGGTCAACGTGGCATTCACTATGCCGGAAAATAAACCATTTTATTATGTGGGCACACCGCAAATCAATCTGGCTTGGAACGCCGACAAAGTGGATCAAGTTTCTGGCTACCGCGTTAAACTGCATGGTGAAAACGAAGATCCTGCCACTGCGACCAGTATAGATATTAAAGAAAATAAATTAACCACCCCTGTGGCAAAGCCAGGTCGCTATATTGCCTCCATTGAGGCACTAGACAAAGAGGGCCAAGTACTGGGCACTTCGATTTCGCAGCCTTTAGAGGTTTCGCCTCTGCCAAACATCGCGGCTCCGGGCTTCATACCGGCTCAAGGTGTGCTGCAAGCTGGAACAGATGGTCGTTCACAACTTGAATGGACTTCCGTGGAAGGCGCAAAAGAATATTGGCTGACCGTCAAAAAAGATGGCAAAGAGCTCAAACGCACCAAATACACAACCAATGCCACTGCTTTAAGAAATTTATTGCCGGGCGAATATGATGTCGAGATTTCTGCAGTCGACACTTATGGCCGTTTGAGCGAAGTCAGTCCGACACGCAAACTCTTAGTACCTGATAAATCTGGCGTTCGCGCGCCGACATTGAAGAAAATCAAGGTGAATTGATGATTCGACACCTGTTGATTTTCTTTTCAGTGATGTTTTTGTTTGCAGAGGTCAGCTCTGCGGCTCCTTATCGTCGTCTCGTGAACTTCGAGTGGGAAGCTATTGAAGGCGCAAAAACATATGAAATTGAACTGAAACAAGTGAAAGCAAAAGGCGAAGGAAAAACCTTTACCTTCAAAGTATCTGAAGCCGCTTGGAATGGTCGTTTGTCAGCGGGCAAATATATTATGAAGCTTCGCTCTCGTGACTATCGCGGCGTTCCTGGAGACTGGAGTGAGCCAAGCGATTTCAACGTGGGATTAGAGTCTGCTGTTCTAAAGTTCCCAGCACCTCGTTCACGCCTTGAAAGCAAAGACGAAACAACAACAGAAGTGAAATTTGACTGGGCCCCAGTTGGCGGTGCGGAAAAATATCACTTTGAACTCGTTTCTGAGGATGGAAAAACCACAATTCGCGAAGACCTTAAAGACACTAGTTTCAAGACAAAAGTTCCCGTTGCCAGCAACTATACTTGGAAGGTCTCTGCCACCAACGAAGAAGGCATTGAAAGCGATGCTGTCTCTGTTGGGCAATTCGCGGTCTTGGGCAAAGCCATCGCGGCACCTAATCTGCAAAAACCTGAAACAGAATTTGTTCGTGAAGTGAAATGGACTCGCCCAGAAAACGTCTCGTCTTATGACGTCTTCCTTTTGAAATACTCCGCAGAGAATAAAAAGTGGGAAAAGTTCAAAGTCATGGAAAACTATCAAGATGACAGCTTGTCCTTTGATCCCGCTTGGCCTGGCGGAAAATATCAAGTGGTGGTGCGCGCGAAATCTGCACTCCGCCCGTCTTCGACTCTGGCAAAAGAAAGTTTCACTGTTCGATCGGGGGATCGCTCCCCTGCCGCCGAATACACGGCCCTGGTCCGCAGCTCGATTGAGCGCATGACCGGTTGGTATGCGATTGGCAGCTATCTGATCACTGAAATGAAGTTTGCGGGAGTCAATCCCGAAAGAAATTCTACCGTAGCCTACTCTGCCATCGGTGGCACGGCCCGCGTGGGACTAGGCTGGTTCAACCCAGGCACACCTTGGGGATTTTTGTCTATCATCGATATGAGTGGTTTCACATTTAAAGGCACCACTCGCACTTTTGCTTCCGCCGAAATGAATGCCGTATATAGAAAATCAGTGGGTGATCGCGGCGAAGCCCGCTTCCAATTTGGTCCCTATTATAAGGAATTGCCTGAAACTGTTGGCGATCCTTTCAGTGGTACATCCTCTGATTTAACTATCAGCGCCGCGGGACCGCATGTTGGCGCAGAGTACTGGTATTCTTTGACTCCTAAATTCGGCATTCAAGTGAATGCGCATCTCTATACTTCGCTCATGAAAGTGAGCACACCGAATGGCGAGCCTTTAGCTCCG encodes:
- a CDS encoding glycosyltransferase family 2 protein, whose amino-acid sequence is MSTPHCSMIMYLNKDAALIPAFLRDLRSFFAKFPVHYEVIAVVEKNATQSLQLLQTEQSLSPEKERIHIHQNKKHLGRAQSLMLGFEIARSEYLLVVNPEMASPLGDVFKLWQHLVGEDQIDICWGDRYRRKDSPFTSSSSPRIRTEHFFNDLLRGKSPEDIQDPLCEVIALKKQSWNRLRPELKKNKISGWYLAAAIQKCHAIHSFKIIELPVYDSGVTSKSYSVWSERWRLIRRLK
- a CDS encoding YheT family hydrolase, whose protein sequence is MQRLKLISCEAPFWAASGHGQTLWAHFLKSPELENLGQNFEVDLPDGDRLFCFYHQGHTGVVVSLYHGLSGDVYADYMQRTAILCRRLGHTVVLVNHRGAGHGAHHARHPYHSGRAEDVSEVLKVLRSKFPGQKQITIGYSMSGNIVLCLLGGFRGEEKPDGAITVNAPINLAAGSQLLKTGFNRVYDARFVHRLRENIKEKHRTGLIAKRYEIPWWATIHDFDQIYTADAANFRDREDYYERCSAKNYLSKIETPTYVLTAADDPFVAVREYQKSVFPKNIQLHIEPRGGHLGYLSKMPTPLGTNRWLDYYLNEALQAMTATLGVESGANAHSIQSKILK
- a CDS encoding DUF3465 domain-containing protein produces the protein MKAFSKLVLLSLTATLVISTAEAKNKHGNNSSQEETVSFFNPTAGDAMIVRAVEGKKRVNFVEGSGMVVIQLLPDDNSGLKHQKWVVRLSNGKLMQAVYNSDMCPRVPIKVGDVVAMGGMFLWTEVGAMLHWLHHDPRGNRPDGYVMVNGTYYCKD
- the greB gene encoding transcription elongation factor GreB produces the protein MDHSKNYITPEGLAKLRAEYQELMHVERPKLVEVVAWAASNGDRSENADYQYGKRRLREIDKRVRFLTKRIEDAEVVDPKVMKGPTVLFSATVTLLNEDGDEITYQIVGEDEFDPKQGKISWKSPVARALLGKKLGDEVKLVKPSGEDYVTIENVVYK
- a CDS encoding fibronectin type III domain-containing protein yields the protein MIRHLLIFFSVMFLFAEVSSAAPYRRLVNFEWEAIEGAKTYEIELKQVKAKGEGKTFTFKVSEAAWNGRLSAGKYIMKLRSRDYRGVPGDWSEPSDFNVGLESAVLKFPAPRSRLESKDETTTEVKFDWAPVGGAEKYHFELVSEDGKTTIREDLKDTSFKTKVPVASNYTWKVSATNEEGIESDAVSVGQFAVLGKAIAAPNLQKPETEFVREVKWTRPENVSSYDVFLLKYSAENKKWEKFKVMENYQDDSLSFDPAWPGGKYQVVVRAKSALRPSSTLAKESFTVRSGDRSPAAEYTALVRSSIERMTGWYAIGSYLITEMKFAGVNPERNSTVAYSAIGGTARVGLGWFNPGTPWGFLSIIDMSGFTFKGTTRTFASAEMNAVYRKSVGDRGEARFQFGPYYKELPETVGDPFSGTSSDLTISAAGPHVGAEYWYSLTPKFGIQVNAHLYTSLMKVSTPNGEPLAPTMSTQFGFLGSYRFTRSLTGLAGYARREDRLSYKAVPSATNFAVDGDVNEATIVGNYLNIFAEWSF